The Sphingobacterium lactis sequence GGGGTTGCATGGTGGGTATTTATTAGGTCTGTAATTATATTTTGTAGATTGACATTTTTATGGCGGACATGTGCTAAACATGCTTTAGGCACAAGAAATCCACAGCTTGTGCCAGCGTTGTGGTTCCATCCTGGGCACAAGAGATCCAGCACACAGACCAACCGCACAACTCTTGCGCCAGCGTTGTGTTCTTGAAATAAATACTTTTTTTTTGCGCCACGCAACCCCGGAGGGGTGTAACTATTTTAGCTTATTTGCAGGAGTGAGAGATAACCCCAGAGGGGTGTAACTATAAATTTTAGCCTAAGGCACAAGAGATCCACCGCACTGGCCTGCCGCACAACTCTTGCGCCAGCGGTTTGGTTCCATCCAAGGCACAAGAGATCCACCGCACTAGCCAGCCGCACAACTCTTGCGCCAGCGGTTTGGTTCCATCCAAGGCACAAGAGATCCACCGCACTAGCCAGCCGCACAACTCTTGCGCCAGCGGTGCCAATCCTAATCTATCTCTTCCCTCTCAGCCTGTCCAATAATCTATCCCTATTCCAAATAGCAAAAAATAGAAACAAGGCTCCAAAAAAACTGTTATTTTCATGGATTCGTTGGAGGATATAACACTTCCCAGAAGCGTAATTACACACTATACTTTAAAAATATGACCGCACTATCGCAGAATGTCACGGATTACCCGAATAATAACACGATTTTTTCCGTTTGGAAATTTAAGGAGGGCGCGGATATCAAACCGGTTTTTGAGCGCTTATGCGCCTTGGTTTCTAATCTGAACCATTCTTTTGTGGTGCGCATTCCCGAGGGCCGGACCAGTTGCATCATGGGTATCGGTCATGATGCCTGGGAAAAGTTGGGATTACCGACGCCCCTACCCAAAGAGCTGGTCAATTTTGAACCCATTTCGGGGGAAAAGCATATGGCGATTTCCACGCCTGGAGATATACATTTTCATCTGCGGGCGATGAATGCTGGAATCTGTTATGAAATGGGAAAAGATGTGTACGATATCATCAGCCCGGTGGCAGACTGCCTGGAAGAGGTCCATGGATTTCGCTATTGGGATGGCCGATCGATTTTGGGATTCGTAGATGGCACAGAAAATCCGATTGGGCATGAAAGGGCGAAGTTCGCCATGGTAGGTGATGAAGATCCAGAGTACAAAGGTGGCAGTTACCTTTTTGTCCAGAAATACATCCACGATCTGAAAGCTTGGGAAAACCTCCCTACCGCTGAACAGGAAAAGGTATTCGGCAGGTACAAGCAATCGGATATCGAGATGACAGATGAAGTGAAGCCTACCAATTCCCATTCCGCACTGGCAGGTATTACGGATGCGGAAGGTAATGACCTGAAAATCGTCAGGGATAACCTTCCTTTTTCCAACCCATCCCGCGGGGAATTCGGTACCTATTTCATCTGCTATGCCAATACCTTTTCGACCACCAAACGGATGCTGGAGAATATGTTCCTAGGCAATCCCATCGGCAATTACGATCGGATCTTGGATTTCAGCACGGCTAAGACGGGCACGCTTTTTTTCGTGCCGACAATGGATATGTTGGACAACTACAGCGCTACATAGCACAGAATTAGCGCATACGTTAACAAATTTTTTAACCCCAAGTGGAATTTTGGAAAGATTCAATTTGGGGTTTCATATTTATCCCTACTTTTGTTGCTACCACAAATCAATAGCCACAAACAATGAAGAACAAACTTTTCAGAAGGAAGAGTCTAGAGATTATCAATAGGGACCGGGATGAATCCGCCAGCATGAACAAGATCTTGGGCGTGAAGGATCTGGTCTCATTAGGGATTGCGGCCATTGTCGGCGCTGGGATTTTCAGCACGATTGGTCTAGCCAGTTTCGAGGGTGGTCCTGCAATATCGCTTTTATTTGTTTTTGTGGCCTTTGCCTGTGTGTTCACGGCGCTATCCTATGCTCAATTTGCCAGTACCATTCCCGTTTCCGGCTCGGCCTATACTTACGCGTATGTTGCCTTCGGTGAATTGTTCGCCTGGATAATCGGATGGGCGTTGGTGTTGGAATATGCGGTTTCCAATATCGTGGTATCCATTTCCTGGTCGCAATACTTCGTGACCATGCTGGAGGGCTTTGGCATACATATTCCGGCGTGGCTTTCCATGGCACCTCAGTACGCCCTGGAGGCGGATCAGAAGTTATTGGAACAGGGCGCAGCATCCTTGAATGTTGCTGATAAGTTAGGTTTGGAAGCTTTCCAGACAGCACCCCGCATTGGAGATGTCCCTATTATATTTGACCTTCCGTCAGGCGTGATTATCACCCTGATTACCTGGCTGGTATACATCGGTATTAAAGAATCCCGTAAAGCGAGCAACATCATGGTCATGGTAAAGATTGGGGTGATTCTGGCCATTATCGTTGGTGGCGCATTCTTTGTTAATCCTGAAAATTGGGTACCCTTTGCACCGAATGGTATGCAGGGTGTTCTTGGTTCGGTGGCGGCAGTATTCTTCGCTTTCATCGGTTTTGATTCCATATCTACGACGGCTGAAGAATGCAAGAACCCACAGCGGGATCTGCCACGTGCCATGATTATCACGTTGCTGATCTGCACGGTCCTGTATGTTGCCATTACATTGGTTCTTACAGGTATGGTCAATTATACCGAGCTGAATGTTAAAGATCCATTGGCTTTTGTCTTCAAATACATTGGCGTGGATTACCTAGCTGGTATCATTTCTGTCACCTCGGTGATTGCCATCACCAGTGCGCTCCTGGTTTATCAGTTGGCACAACCACGGATTTGGATGACCATGAGCCGGGACGGATTGCTGTGGAAGAAATTTGCAACCATCCATCCTAAGTATAAAACCCCATCATTCGCGACCATTGTCACGGGATTCGTCGTTGCTATCCCTTCCATGTTCTTCAAGATGGATTTCTTTGTGGACCTGACTTCCGTAGGGACCTTTTTCGCCTTTATTCTGGTCTGCGCCGGAGTATTGTATATGGACTATTCCGGGCTTTCCAAACAGTCCAAATTCAGAGTTCCCTATATCAACGGAAAATACCTGATCGGCATAGGTTTTCTCATTGCTTGGATGGTAATTTGGCGATTCAACTGGGATGCTGTCACCGCTTGGCAAGATCTTGACGCCTTGTATATCTTGGAACATAAATCCTTGATCATCATCTTCTGGCTTGTTTGGATCATTCTCGCCTACATGGGTTATCGGTACAACTTCTCGTTGCTACCTGTTATTGGAATCCTGATCAACCTGTACCTGATGACTGAATTGGGCACGAGCAATTGGCTCATTTTCCTCATTTGGCTGGGAATCGGGCTCTTGGTGTATTTCTTTTATGGATACAAGCATTCCAAATTGAATAATCCAACGGCATAATCTATTCTTTCTTTTCTGTAAAAACTGAAAAACGGCTGGTTTCAGGGATATAATTTCCTGTAATTTGTAGCCATATTTGTGTATAACTATTTATCAATATGAAAAAAATCATCATTGGCGTATGCGCTGTTATCTGCAGTATTTCTGTCGGTATTGCCCAGGTTCAAAAAGCATTTCAAATCGATTATTCTGGGTTGATCGATGGAAAAAAAGTAGAAACAACCCCAGAGGGCACCGTTTATCTCCGGGCTTTTGTCAATGCCAATTATGTTAAAGTAGGTCCAGTGGATACAGACTTATACTTTTTCCTCAGCAATAAAAAATCAGGAGAAACCTACATTGTAGTTCCGACTGATGAACAATATACCCTCCATATGAGGGATAGTTACGGAGACGATATTCAGGTTGAGTTCATTCCAGGAAAGACCAAAACCATAGCTGGTAAAACCTGTAAACTTGCTCAATTCAAGGTTCCCTACAGCTCGGAAGAAGGTGAAAAAGATATCATCGAGCTGTGGTATACCGAAGAGATCCCTTCCCTGTACTGGCCAGAATTCGGTTTCCTAAAACAATTGCCTGGAGCAATGCTGGAGCTATCCAACAATGGAAACGGCCTTACCGCTCATGAAATCAGCGTAAAAGAATTGGATAAGCAAGTTTTTGAGATTCCGGATGGCTATAGCGAGGTAAATATGGAAGAAGCAACTGCAGAAGAAGGTGAAGAAGATTCCATTGCCACGGAAGTCGATGAAGACCGCTATCTGTATAAAGATGAAAATACGCAACTAGTGGGTTTGATGGATGAAGAAGGCAACATCATATCGCCAGCAGAATTTTCTCATATCGAATATTTTAGGGGTGGTATCTCTCCAGCCATTAAATCGGAAGGAAAGTATGGCGCTATCGACAAACAGGGAAAAACCATATTGCCTTTCAAATACGATTACCTTTCCTACGATCAGGAATATGATCAATATCTCTATGGCGAAGGAGAAAAATATGGATTTCTCAATGGAAAAGGAGAGGTTTTGGTACCGGCAAAATACGATATGGTGAACCATATGATCGACGGTTATGGGGTCGTTTATCTAAACGAGAAATCGGGAATTATCGATCGCACAGGTAAATTAGTTGTACCAATTACCCATGAAGCCATCTTGGAAACCAATGGAAGGAATTTTGTAACTTCTGAAGGTGATCAATATGTACTTTATGCCATCAATGGCAATAAAATGATTACCAAAGGTTATGATCTCATTTCGCTATCGACAGATTCCAAATTGATCTTGGTTCAAAAAGATGAAAAATATGGCTATATCGATGAAACGGGGAAAGTAGTCATTCCATTGAAATATACTTCTGCAACTGCTTTCAATGAAGGCGTAGCTATCGTTATGGAAAATGACGATGCAGAATCCGTATACTACATCAATGAAAAAGGGGAACGTATAGAGCAATAAGCTTTTTTTCCACCATGTGATTGGCAAATTGGAATAGCCATTCACATGGTGTCTTTACCTTTGTCCCAACAATCCAGGTCCGCTGTTTCTATCCATGGTAAAAAAACTATTTATATTTTTCTTCAGTCTTTGCAGTCTCTACCCTATTGCTCATGGGCAGGATATGCTTCAGAAACTGCAATCGGAATATCAAGGAAGTAAATTACAGGATCCGGAACGCTTCTACCGGAGTGGTCGGTATGCGCAGGCGCTATTTTTCAATCAACAGGAAGATATGGCCTTCCATATCCTGAAACAGGAGGTACAGCGAGCCAGCACGCTTTCGGAATCAAAATATGCCGCATACCTGAACACAGTACTCGCCATCAATAAAATGATTGCGGAAGAGCCAGCAGTCGCCAAGCAGTATATCACCAAGGCGCGGAATTTGGCTAATCGTACGAGCGATCTCGAAATAAAGGGCTATGTAGCTTACGGTCACGGTTGGTTACTGGCCAGACAGCAGCAGGA is a genomic window containing:
- a CDS encoding Dyp-type peroxidase, which produces MTALSQNVTDYPNNNTIFSVWKFKEGADIKPVFERLCALVSNLNHSFVVRIPEGRTSCIMGIGHDAWEKLGLPTPLPKELVNFEPISGEKHMAISTPGDIHFHLRAMNAGICYEMGKDVYDIISPVADCLEEVHGFRYWDGRSILGFVDGTENPIGHERAKFAMVGDEDPEYKGGSYLFVQKYIHDLKAWENLPTAEQEKVFGRYKQSDIEMTDEVKPTNSHSALAGITDAEGNDLKIVRDNLPFSNPSRGEFGTYFICYANTFSTTKRMLENMFLGNPIGNYDRILDFSTAKTGTLFFVPTMDMLDNYSAT
- a CDS encoding amino acid permease is translated as MKNKLFRRKSLEIINRDRDESASMNKILGVKDLVSLGIAAIVGAGIFSTIGLASFEGGPAISLLFVFVAFACVFTALSYAQFASTIPVSGSAYTYAYVAFGELFAWIIGWALVLEYAVSNIVVSISWSQYFVTMLEGFGIHIPAWLSMAPQYALEADQKLLEQGAASLNVADKLGLEAFQTAPRIGDVPIIFDLPSGVIITLITWLVYIGIKESRKASNIMVMVKIGVILAIIVGGAFFVNPENWVPFAPNGMQGVLGSVAAVFFAFIGFDSISTTAEECKNPQRDLPRAMIITLLICTVLYVAITLVLTGMVNYTELNVKDPLAFVFKYIGVDYLAGIISVTSVIAITSALLVYQLAQPRIWMTMSRDGLLWKKFATIHPKYKTPSFATIVTGFVVAIPSMFFKMDFFVDLTSVGTFFAFILVCAGVLYMDYSGLSKQSKFRVPYINGKYLIGIGFLIAWMVIWRFNWDAVTAWQDLDALYILEHKSLIIIFWLVWIILAYMGYRYNFSLLPVIGILINLYLMTELGTSNWLIFLIWLGIGLLVYFFYGYKHSKLNNPTA
- a CDS encoding WG repeat-containing protein, which produces MKKIIIGVCAVICSISVGIAQVQKAFQIDYSGLIDGKKVETTPEGTVYLRAFVNANYVKVGPVDTDLYFFLSNKKSGETYIVVPTDEQYTLHMRDSYGDDIQVEFIPGKTKTIAGKTCKLAQFKVPYSSEEGEKDIIELWYTEEIPSLYWPEFGFLKQLPGAMLELSNNGNGLTAHEISVKELDKQVFEIPDGYSEVNMEEATAEEGEEDSIATEVDEDRYLYKDENTQLVGLMDEEGNIISPAEFSHIEYFRGGISPAIKSEGKYGAIDKQGKTILPFKYDYLSYDQEYDQYLYGEGEKYGFLNGKGEVLVPAKYDMVNHMIDGYGVVYLNEKSGIIDRTGKLVVPITHEAILETNGRNFVTSEGDQYVLYAINGNKMITKGYDLISLSTDSKLILVQKDEKYGYIDETGKVVIPLKYTSATAFNEGVAIVMENDDAESVYYINEKGERIEQ